A stretch of Bradyrhizobium sp. AZCC 2262 DNA encodes these proteins:
- the pdxR gene encoding MocR-like pyridoxine biosynthesis transcription factor PdxR translates to MHMLINVNRADKRPLQVQLYDSIRELIISGALKAGKQLPSSRSLSEQLGIARNTVTLAYERLSVEDYIAARPKTGIFVNEIPDTTFLVERPDEVSQARCVHLKKKHVSSGRALEAWSDRRTRPQFDFAVGRPHAKSFPASFWQRSAAHFLAHSRGLQTEYGDPRGLDTLRKAVADHLGAARGIDADPDQVMITSGVQGALNVLARLFLDGSDQSVAVENPCYQGAAFLFRSYGAHLYPIELDDRGLIVSQLGGFSGNLVYVTPSHQFPTGCTLSHDRRLQLLDWAYQTGSYVIEDDYDSDFRYDGPPLTALAGLDRREHVIYLGTFSKSIGAGIRVGYAVLPPHLLDQARSVKTLLDIGAPWLEQAIVADFLNKGAFLQHLRGIRRMYMGARDALIESIEQFFPGGALLGRECGMHVMWTLPPYLPAADEMQNLALNCGVGLYPLQRAGAHEYGSLPRYRDRSLVIGYAALSEAEIRTAIARLATVIGKRAS, encoded by the coding sequence ATGCATATGTTGATCAATGTGAACCGCGCGGACAAGCGACCATTGCAAGTTCAGCTCTACGATTCGATCCGCGAGTTGATCATAAGTGGCGCGCTCAAAGCGGGGAAGCAACTGCCCTCCTCCCGAAGTCTCTCGGAGCAGTTGGGTATTGCCCGCAACACCGTAACACTGGCCTACGAGCGTCTTTCCGTCGAGGACTATATCGCCGCGCGCCCAAAGACCGGTATCTTTGTCAATGAGATCCCCGATACGACCTTTTTGGTGGAGCGCCCTGACGAAGTTTCACAGGCGAGATGCGTTCACCTAAAGAAGAAGCATGTTTCCTCCGGGCGCGCTCTAGAGGCATGGAGTGACAGGCGGACACGTCCCCAATTTGACTTCGCTGTTGGGCGTCCGCATGCGAAAAGCTTTCCAGCGAGCTTCTGGCAACGCTCCGCGGCGCATTTTCTGGCCCATTCGCGCGGCCTTCAAACAGAGTACGGAGATCCGCGTGGTCTGGACACGCTGCGCAAAGCAGTGGCCGACCATCTGGGAGCCGCGCGGGGCATTGATGCTGACCCTGATCAGGTGATGATTACCTCAGGCGTTCAGGGAGCGCTCAACGTGTTAGCTCGCCTGTTCCTTGACGGATCGGACCAATCGGTTGCGGTCGAAAATCCATGCTATCAAGGGGCGGCCTTCCTGTTCAGGAGCTACGGCGCCCATTTGTACCCAATAGAGCTGGATGACCGGGGCCTGATCGTATCGCAGTTGGGGGGATTCTCAGGCAACCTGGTCTATGTGACACCGTCCCACCAGTTTCCAACTGGTTGCACGTTGAGCCACGATCGGAGGCTTCAACTATTAGATTGGGCCTATCAGACCGGAAGCTATGTAATCGAAGATGACTACGACAGCGATTTCCGATACGACGGTCCACCTTTGACCGCTCTGGCGGGTTTAGACCGTCGCGAGCACGTTATCTACCTTGGCACATTCTCCAAATCGATCGGCGCCGGAATTCGGGTTGGCTACGCGGTTCTACCTCCGCATCTCCTCGATCAAGCCAGGAGCGTAAAGACTTTGCTGGATATTGGAGCGCCTTGGCTGGAGCAGGCGATCGTCGCGGATTTCCTGAACAAGGGTGCATTTCTCCAACACCTTCGGGGTATCCGACGAATGTATATGGGCGCCAGAGATGCTCTGATCGAGTCGATCGAGCAATTCTTCCCGGGCGGCGCCCTGTTAGGCAGGGAGTGCGGAATGCACGTGATGTGGACGCTCCCGCCTTATCTTCCTGCCGCTGATGAAATGCAGAATTTGGCGTTGAATTGCGGAGTCGGTCTCTATCCGCTTCAGCGAGCGGGAGCGCATGAATACGGTAGTTTACCACGCTACCGTGACCGCTCGTTGGTCATTGGTTACGCCGCTTTATCCGAGGCTGAAATCCGCACGGCGATTGCTCGACTCGCTACCGTGATTGGCAAACGTGCCAGTTAG
- a CDS encoding flavin reductase family protein, producing the protein MSVIDTRQLRDACSQFGTGVTIITTRHDGHDHGMTANAFMSISLDPPLVAISISKHAKMHAKVEQSRQFAVSILAEGMEDLAWHFGGKPKTGLCDFFNRHDQMPTIANAAAYFVTDLANEIQAGDHSIFIGHVREMSYDSGKRPLLFFRGRFGGLADPRPAPPMLDCAHHEFIW; encoded by the coding sequence ATGAGCGTAATCGATACCCGGCAACTGCGCGACGCCTGCAGTCAATTCGGCACGGGAGTGACGATCATCACGACACGACACGACGGGCACGACCATGGCATGACGGCAAACGCATTCATGTCGATCTCGCTTGATCCCCCTCTTGTGGCGATCTCGATTTCGAAGCACGCCAAGATGCATGCCAAAGTCGAGCAGTCTCGACAGTTTGCGGTAAGCATTCTGGCGGAAGGCATGGAAGATCTCGCTTGGCACTTTGGCGGAAAGCCAAAGACAGGACTCTGCGACTTTTTCAACCGCCACGACCAGATGCCCACCATCGCTAACGCCGCCGCGTACTTTGTGACGGATCTCGCCAACGAGATTCAAGCCGGTGACCATTCGATCTTCATCGGCCACGTCCGCGAGATGTCCTACGATTCCGGTAAACGCCCGCTTTTGTTCTTCCGAGGTCGATTTGGTGGCCTGGCCGATCCGCGTCCTGCCCCGCCGATGCTGGACTGCGCGCATCACGAATTTATTTGGTGA
- a CDS encoding FAD synthetase, with protein sequence MSDGLDSLAVRFHHENELHLAASVVTIGAFDGVHRGHQELIWQTVGRAQQLSVPSVVYTFDTPPKVFFGEAEALIPLTEKLDRISAFLPDHIIVARFDLGYARRTAADFVTELASLNPKLLIVGEDFRFGSCKGGNVSLLQRHFDTFTVPPVRCSQGQIVSSSRIRSLRRSGFTAAAAALEGWSSALFNPKELPMLARSVDS encoded by the coding sequence ATGAGCGACGGGCTCGACAGCTTGGCTGTGCGTTTCCATCACGAAAACGAGCTGCATCTCGCTGCAAGCGTCGTGACGATCGGCGCGTTTGACGGCGTGCATCGGGGTCATCAAGAATTGATCTGGCAGACGGTCGGAAGAGCGCAACAACTCAGCGTACCGTCCGTCGTATACACTTTCGATACACCGCCAAAAGTCTTCTTCGGCGAAGCCGAGGCATTGATTCCTCTGACCGAGAAACTCGACCGCATTTCTGCATTTCTACCCGACCACATCATAGTTGCTCGGTTCGACCTCGGTTATGCCCGGCGCACCGCAGCAGATTTCGTGACGGAGCTCGCGAGCCTCAATCCCAAGCTGCTTATCGTGGGCGAAGACTTCCGTTTTGGCTCATGTAAGGGCGGGAACGTTAGTCTTTTGCAGCGGCATTTCGATACTTTTACGGTGCCGCCCGTTCGGTGCAGCCAAGGGCAGATCGTGTCCAGCAGCAGAATCCGCTCTCTGCGTAGATCCGGCTTCACTGCCGCGGCTGCGGCGTTGGAGGGGTGGAGCAGCGCACTCTTCAACCCGAAGGAACTTCCCATGCTGGCCAGGAGTGTTGACTCATGA
- a CDS encoding intradiol ring-cleavage dioxygenase, whose product MRNVTKENITEVVTKALSNDIPPRNREVMTSLIRHMHDFCKEVNLTFAEWLSACEFLRRAGDISNEKRNEFILISDILGVEVLVDMLDHRITEGESESTVLGPFYRENPPVLPKGASVIQKNFENSETVKVSGRITDTAGNPIEGVAIDIWEDAPNGLYDLQDPEQPAYNLRGRFTTDENGEYAFIALRPIPYPIPYDGAGGELLKYMGHHPWRPGHIHFMISRIGYQSLISQIYDADTKYLDNDSVFAVKESLIGKFNRAPAGSETDLVLSFDFKLKKASAKTLIAAE is encoded by the coding sequence ATGCGAAACGTAACCAAGGAAAACATCACGGAAGTGGTGACAAAGGCTCTCTCGAATGACATTCCGCCGCGAAATCGCGAGGTCATGACAAGCCTGATCCGGCACATGCACGACTTCTGTAAAGAGGTAAATCTTACCTTTGCAGAGTGGCTTTCAGCTTGCGAGTTTCTGCGTCGTGCCGGCGATATCTCGAATGAAAAGCGAAACGAGTTCATTCTGATCTCCGATATCCTCGGAGTCGAGGTGTTAGTGGATATGCTCGATCATCGCATCACCGAAGGTGAAAGCGAATCGACTGTGCTTGGACCGTTTTATCGAGAGAACCCACCAGTTCTGCCCAAGGGAGCGTCGGTTATCCAGAAGAACTTCGAGAACTCGGAGACGGTCAAGGTCAGTGGCCGGATCACCGATACCGCCGGAAATCCCATTGAAGGTGTTGCGATCGATATCTGGGAAGATGCACCGAATGGTCTCTATGACCTTCAGGACCCCGAGCAACCCGCTTACAACCTGCGAGGTCGTTTCACGACGGACGAAAACGGGGAGTATGCCTTCATCGCGCTCCGTCCGATACCCTATCCAATTCCCTATGACGGTGCTGGCGGCGAACTCTTGAAGTATATGGGCCACCATCCGTGGCGACCTGGCCACATTCACTTCATGATCTCCAGAATTGGATATCAATCGCTCATCTCGCAAATCTACGACGCCGACACAAAATATCTCGACAACGACTCGGTATTCGCGGTCAAGGAAAGCCTCATCGGTAAGTTCAATAGAGCACCAGCAGGCTCTGAGACTGATCTTGTCTTGAGTTTCGACTTCAAACTGAAGAAGGCGTCGGCAAAGACGCTCATCGCGGCCGAGTAA
- a CDS encoding PDR/VanB family oxidoreductase, which produces MLDKDAITVQVAKKVQRAPDVYSFELVPTSGASLPEYTPGAHIDVEIEAGIVRPYSLYGDPGDRTRYCIAVKRSAESRGGSSALHSHTAVGSILRVGAPRNLFQLNSEAKPRMFLAAGIGITPIFCMTNWLFQRGEDFCLHYSARSSREAAFYEEICSSGLRGHVTFHFSKDGSSQRIDLRALEQRMRSFAEIYVCGPAGYMKDVCETAHRAGYEPANVHCELFIGEDPRVEENSSFEVELAKTGKILVVPPEHSVAEILNQNGVSVGLSCGQGLCGSCLTGVLAGQIDHRDRYLTEEERSRHDCFTPCCSRALSSRLVIDL; this is translated from the coding sequence ATGCTAGATAAGGATGCGATCACAGTTCAGGTCGCGAAGAAAGTGCAGCGTGCGCCTGACGTGTATTCATTCGAACTTGTGCCAACCTCCGGCGCCAGTCTTCCCGAATACACGCCCGGTGCACATATAGACGTCGAGATCGAGGCCGGAATCGTTCGACCATACTCCCTCTATGGCGATCCCGGCGACCGCACTCGCTATTGTATTGCTGTTAAGCGCAGCGCGGAATCCCGAGGTGGATCGAGCGCGCTTCACAGTCATACTGCGGTCGGCAGTATTCTTCGTGTGGGCGCCCCACGGAATCTCTTTCAGCTGAATTCGGAAGCGAAGCCGCGAATGTTCTTGGCTGCCGGCATCGGGATTACGCCCATCTTTTGCATGACAAACTGGCTATTCCAACGAGGGGAGGATTTCTGCCTTCACTATTCGGCTCGGTCTTCTCGCGAGGCCGCGTTCTATGAAGAAATCTGCAGCTCTGGCCTTCGCGGACATGTCACGTTTCATTTTTCGAAGGATGGCTCATCGCAGCGAATTGATCTTCGTGCGTTGGAGCAGAGGATGCGATCTTTTGCAGAGATCTATGTCTGCGGTCCTGCCGGCTATATGAAAGATGTTTGCGAAACGGCGCATCGAGCGGGGTACGAACCGGCCAATGTGCACTGCGAGCTATTTATAGGTGAGGATCCACGCGTCGAGGAGAATTCCTCGTTCGAAGTCGAACTCGCGAAGACGGGAAAGATTCTAGTGGTTCCGCCGGAGCATTCGGTCGCAGAAATCTTGAACCAGAACGGTGTTTCCGTTGGGCTATCCTGCGGCCAAGGCCTTTGCGGGAGTTGTCTAACTGGCGTGTTGGCGGGCCAGATCGATCACCGGGATCGCTATCTGACGGAGGAAGAGCGGTCGCGCCATGACTGCTTTACCCCCTGTTGCTCGCGCGCGCTGAGTTCGCGCCTTGTCATAGACCTCTGA
- a CDS encoding alpha/beta fold hydrolase: MSAEIELINGRYVRLEMPAVCHRLYFEEAGRGRPVVLLHTAGADSRQWRHVLNDAELTSRHHFIAFDMPWHGKSFPPDGFETAEYLLTTETYIETILSFCEALQLEKPVIVGCSMGGRIALQLAALYPERFAGVIAIEASDFQPAWYDIDWFHRPDAHGGEMGAGLVSANIAPQAPNSDRWTTLWMFMQSGPGVFRGDLSFYTRDDSLVGRLSRIDTTKCPVHVLCGEYDLTCTPADAQRTAAGIPGATIEIMQELGHFPMSENPAAFRRYFVEALEKMPQ, translated from the coding sequence GTGAGCGCCGAGATCGAGTTAATTAATGGTCGTTATGTGCGTCTCGAAATGCCCGCCGTCTGCCATCGACTTTACTTCGAGGAGGCGGGGCGAGGCCGTCCAGTCGTGCTCTTGCACACGGCAGGAGCCGATAGTCGGCAGTGGCGGCACGTGCTGAACGATGCGGAATTGACATCGCGGCACCACTTTATTGCGTTTGATATGCCGTGGCACGGCAAGTCATTTCCGCCTGACGGGTTCGAAACGGCGGAGTACCTGCTCACAACAGAAACATATATCGAGACCATTCTGTCGTTCTGCGAAGCTCTGCAACTTGAGAAGCCCGTTATCGTTGGGTGTTCGATGGGCGGGCGGATCGCACTGCAGCTTGCCGCATTGTATCCAGAAAGGTTCGCGGGGGTCATCGCGATTGAGGCGTCCGACTTCCAGCCAGCATGGTATGATATTGATTGGTTTCATCGCCCTGATGCCCATGGAGGCGAGATGGGTGCCGGCCTTGTCTCGGCCAATATCGCACCGCAGGCGCCGAATTCCGATCGATGGACGACGCTCTGGATGTTCATGCAATCTGGCCCGGGCGTGTTTCGCGGCGACCTCAGTTTCTATACCAGGGATGACAGCTTGGTCGGACGCTTGTCGCGGATCGATACAACGAAATGCCCCGTACACGTACTCTGTGGCGAGTATGATTTGACCTGCACACCAGCGGACGCACAGCGAACGGCCGCAGGCATACCTGGAGCGACGATCGAGATCATGCAAGAGCTGGGACACTTTCCGATGAGCGAGAATCCGGCCGCTTTCAGGCGGTATTTCGTCGAGGCGCTCGAGAAAATGCCGCAATAA
- a CDS encoding LysR family transcriptional regulator, with protein sequence MIDREDAMDLRRLAYFVAVAEELHFGRAAARLAIAQPPLSRQVAQLEADLGIILIDRSRSQLRMTQAGTVLLEHARDVLERLDRTEREVKRIGHGFLGHLRVAFVGSATYGVLPNIIKAFRLAYPDVELTLSAMNNAELKRAVIQREIDIAVARPSLDDEELKAEPLHHEPLILALPATFASAQARPIRLAGLKSNTFVLYPRKPRPSFADYILKICLVEGFIPKSQVLAQDFQTAISLVSVGVGIALVPESVSQSERPGAAFCAYEGSNPGASLSLNYRRDNRMPHLFNFLKIAQKLIRHARD encoded by the coding sequence GTGATCGATCGCGAAGATGCGATGGATCTCAGGCGGCTCGCATATTTCGTGGCCGTGGCGGAGGAATTGCATTTTGGGCGGGCAGCAGCGCGGCTTGCGATCGCGCAGCCGCCGCTCAGCCGCCAGGTAGCGCAACTCGAAGCCGATTTGGGAATCATACTCATTGATCGCAGCCGGAGCCAGCTACGTATGACGCAAGCCGGGACCGTTCTTCTCGAACACGCACGTGACGTGCTGGAGCGTCTCGATCGTACTGAACGCGAAGTCAAGCGGATCGGGCACGGTTTTTTGGGGCATCTTCGCGTCGCGTTCGTTGGCTCAGCTACTTATGGTGTTCTTCCTAACATCATCAAGGCATTTCGCTTGGCATATCCAGACGTCGAACTGACACTATCGGCGATGAACAATGCTGAGCTGAAGCGGGCCGTCATTCAGCGCGAAATCGACATTGCTGTCGCGCGGCCATCATTGGATGATGAGGAATTGAAAGCGGAACCTCTTCACCATGAACCCTTGATTCTCGCTTTGCCCGCGACGTTCGCGTCGGCTCAAGCACGTCCAATACGGCTGGCAGGTCTCAAGAGCAATACGTTCGTTCTTTACCCGCGAAAGCCACGCCCAAGCTTCGCCGACTACATTCTCAAGATCTGTCTGGTTGAGGGCTTCATTCCCAAATCGCAAGTGCTGGCCCAGGATTTTCAAACTGCAATCAGTCTTGTTTCCGTCGGAGTTGGGATTGCGCTGGTACCGGAATCCGTCTCCCAGTCGGAACGACCAGGCGCCGCCTTTTGCGCTTATGAAGGAAGCAATCCCGGCGCCTCTCTCTCGCTGAATTACAGGCGCGACAACCGCATGCCTCACCTGTTCAACTTCCTGAAGATTGCGCAGAAACTCATCCGGCACGCGCGCGACTGA
- a CDS encoding 4-hydroxyphenylacetate 3-hydroxylase N-terminal domain-containing protein, with protein MATAAPPAPPKTDTITKTGAFTGAEFLESIQDGREIYIYGERVKNVTTHPAFRNSARMVARWYDGFHEKKQQIGVLTDTGSGQLTHPFFLGSKTTEDLIKCQQAIAELQKISFGWMGRSPDYKASFLGTLGANSGFYGEYAGNAKKWYARSQERLDFWNHAIVNPPVDRDRPIEEVRDVFMHVEKETDAGVIVSGAKVVATGSALTHFNFIAHYGIPIKDKSFALIFTAPMDAKGVKLIARSSYEFMAAATGSPFDYPLSSRLDENDSILVFDKVLVPWENIFVYGDIEKINTFFPASGFIPRFTLHGVTRFAVKLDFIAGLFSMAVEATGTKDFRGVQAAVGEVIGWRNLFHAISDAMVKSPIAWQGTDGYNLPNMNYALAYRIFAPMAYPRIKELIERHVASGLIYLPSSSADLESDAIRPYLDRYVRGSNGYAAIDRIKLLKLLWDAVGTEFGGRHELYERNYSGNYENLRVETLLTATATGDLAGMQEFVRTCMSDYDVSGWTAKDMINPDDINLISRGMVQG; from the coding sequence ATGGCAACTGCCGCGCCACCCGCGCCACCCAAGACTGACACGATTACGAAGACCGGAGCCTTTACCGGGGCCGAATTCCTGGAAAGCATCCAGGACGGACGCGAGATCTATATCTATGGTGAGCGCGTCAAGAATGTTACTACACATCCGGCGTTTCGGAATAGCGCGCGCATGGTCGCGCGCTGGTATGACGGCTTTCACGAAAAGAAACAGCAAATCGGCGTGCTGACTGATACCGGCTCGGGGCAATTGACCCATCCGTTCTTTCTCGGTTCGAAAACAACCGAGGATCTCATCAAGTGCCAGCAGGCGATTGCCGAACTTCAGAAGATTTCATTCGGCTGGATGGGGCGATCGCCTGACTACAAAGCGTCGTTCCTTGGTACGCTCGGTGCAAACTCTGGCTTCTATGGTGAATATGCCGGCAATGCCAAGAAGTGGTATGCTCGCTCTCAGGAACGACTTGATTTCTGGAATCATGCAATCGTCAATCCGCCTGTTGACCGCGACCGCCCGATCGAAGAAGTGCGCGACGTCTTCATGCATGTCGAGAAGGAGACGGATGCGGGTGTGATTGTTTCGGGTGCAAAGGTAGTCGCGACCGGATCCGCGCTGACGCACTTTAACTTTATCGCCCATTACGGTATCCCGATCAAGGACAAGTCATTTGCGCTGATCTTCACTGCGCCCATGGACGCCAAGGGCGTTAAGCTGATTGCTCGATCGTCCTACGAATTTATGGCTGCGGCCACGGGCTCGCCTTTCGACTATCCCTTGTCCAGCCGGCTTGACGAGAACGATTCCATTCTCGTGTTCGATAAGGTTCTGGTTCCTTGGGAGAACATCTTCGTCTACGGCGACATCGAGAAGATCAATACGTTCTTCCCGGCGTCCGGCTTTATACCGCGCTTCACGTTGCACGGAGTGACGCGTTTCGCCGTGAAGCTTGATTTCATCGCGGGCTTGTTTTCGATGGCCGTGGAGGCAACCGGGACTAAGGATTTCCGCGGCGTTCAGGCTGCGGTTGGAGAAGTGATTGGTTGGCGCAATCTCTTCCACGCCATCTCTGACGCGATGGTGAAGTCGCCGATCGCATGGCAGGGCACAGACGGCTACAACTTGCCCAATATGAACTATGCTCTCGCTTACCGCATTTTCGCCCCGATGGCCTACCCGCGTATCAAGGAGCTGATTGAGCGACATGTCGCGAGCGGTCTGATCTATCTACCGTCGAGTTCGGCTGATCTGGAGAGCGACGCTATCCGTCCTTACCTCGACCGCTATGTTCGGGGCTCCAACGGCTATGCTGCTATCGACCGGATCAAGCTGCTCAAGCTTCTCTGGGATGCGGTGGGCACGGAGTTCGGCGGGAGGCACGAACTCTACGAACGAAACTATTCGGGCAACTACGAGAACTTGCGGGTGGAAACGTTGTTGACCGCAACTGCAACCGGAGACCTCGCGGGCATGCAGGAGTTTGTTCGTACTTGCATGAGTGACTACGACGTCTCGGGCTGGACCGCTAAGGATATGATAAATCCGGATGACATCAACCTCATTAGCCGAGGCATGGTGCAGGGGTGA
- a CDS encoding amidase, which translates to MSTNDASKDTCFLTATEQKALLASRRISALELLELHLDRVRRVNPSCSAVVATDEDGARRQARAVDEKLGRGEMAGPLHGLPVTIKDSFAVVGMPATCGLEELRNYLPGEDAVAVAKIRASGAVIFGKTNCPPGASDHQSRNTLFGLTRNPWNPERTVGGSSGGSAAALATGLTSLELGSDLGGSIRVPAHFCGVYGHKPSYGLVSTEGHIPPLGHLAPGELGVAGPLARSAFDLELLLDVVLGTPDLEAAGAELRLPAARHDDLSSFRVAVWNDAQAFPLDQSYAIAIDGLVDDLARLGATVNRVARPSIDPAASHEVYLQTLFGVIGTRLPPPARETLIAAGEGAESGSYAQRVVDAVRQSLPQFVAATETRHHLFRAWHRFFANYDVLLCPVTPTVAFPHDAERLELEAQFTRHLVVNGATVPYMDNLAWPGLATVANLPATAIPTGRLVGGLPAGVQVIGPYLGDRTTLRFAQLVERALGGFTRPPSV; encoded by the coding sequence ATGTCGACAAACGATGCATCGAAGGACACCTGCTTTCTCACTGCGACAGAACAGAAGGCGCTTCTGGCGTCGCGACGCATCAGCGCACTCGAATTGCTCGAACTGCACCTCGATCGGGTCAGGCGCGTCAATCCATCTTGCAGCGCCGTTGTGGCAACGGATGAAGACGGGGCGCGTCGTCAGGCTCGCGCCGTCGACGAGAAACTCGGGCGCGGCGAAATGGCGGGACCACTTCACGGCCTACCCGTGACCATCAAGGATTCGTTCGCCGTCGTGGGCATGCCCGCGACCTGCGGCTTGGAAGAGCTGCGCAACTATCTGCCGGGAGAGGACGCGGTCGCGGTCGCGAAGATCCGCGCGAGCGGTGCGGTCATCTTCGGCAAGACGAATTGTCCACCGGGAGCCTCCGACCACCAGTCCCGCAACACGCTGTTTGGGTTGACGCGTAATCCCTGGAATCCCGAACGAACCGTCGGCGGCTCCTCAGGCGGTTCGGCTGCAGCGCTTGCGACGGGGCTGACGTCGCTTGAACTCGGTAGCGACCTCGGTGGATCTATTCGCGTGCCAGCCCATTTCTGCGGCGTTTACGGCCACAAACCGAGCTACGGCCTCGTCAGCACCGAGGGACACATTCCGCCGCTCGGCCATCTTGCACCCGGCGAGTTAGGCGTCGCCGGGCCTCTAGCCCGCAGCGCATTCGATCTTGAACTGCTGCTCGACGTGGTGCTCGGAACGCCCGATCTTGAGGCGGCCGGTGCGGAACTCCGGCTGCCGGCCGCGCGGCACGACGATCTCAGTTCCTTCCGAGTCGCGGTCTGGAACGATGCGCAAGCCTTTCCACTTGATCAGTCTTATGCGATCGCAATTGACGGGCTGGTTGATGATCTTGCGCGCCTTGGCGCAACGGTGAACAGGGTCGCGCGACCGTCCATCGATCCTGCCGCGAGTCATGAGGTGTATCTGCAAACCCTGTTCGGGGTCATCGGCACGCGCTTGCCGCCGCCAGCGCGCGAAACGCTGATAGCCGCCGGCGAGGGAGCCGAGAGCGGAAGCTACGCGCAACGGGTCGTGGACGCCGTCCGTCAATCGCTGCCACAATTTGTCGCCGCGACGGAAACGCGACATCACCTATTTCGCGCATGGCATCGCTTCTTCGCCAATTATGATGTGCTGCTGTGTCCTGTTACGCCCACCGTGGCGTTCCCCCACGACGCCGAGCGCCTCGAACTTGAGGCGCAATTTACCCGGCACCTTGTCGTGAACGGCGCCACGGTTCCGTACATGGACAATCTGGCCTGGCCCGGTCTCGCCACAGTTGCCAATCTGCCGGCCACCGCTATTCCGACAGGCCGCTTGGTCGGTGGCCTCCCCGCCGGTGTACAGGTTATTGGCCCATATCTCGGCGACCGTACCACGCTGAGATTTGCTCAACTCGTCGAGCGCGCATTGGGTGGATTCACTCGTCCGCCGAGCGTGTAA
- a CDS encoding muconate/chloromuconate family cycloisomerase, whose protein sequence is METALVEIAKTVEDARAAAKDTAIRSISATIVDAPTRRRHRLSNTEITHQGLVLVRVLLENGVSGIGEASTLGGPRWAEESVESIQAVITKYLAPTMDGQSALAFEANAVRLGKAATRNFAAKAAIESAVLDAAGKTLGLSSSALLGGRVRDRMEVIWALASGDSSQELEEAQEKLRRREHRQFKIKFGFQDPRADLKRLQTLRLGLGGEVPLIVDVNQGWSEAECLRFMPALEELDVALVEQPVSALQLEAMARIAARTSIPLLIDEAAFTKEEIARAASMGCGTVYSLKLVKSGGLFEMKRAAGVAAAHGIELYGGCLLESSIGAAAHLAAFSTLPKLEWGTEHFGPRILVEDLAVVPLRFEEFQVYVPDGPGLGVEIDEDKLRSFARTD, encoded by the coding sequence ATGGAAACTGCTTTGGTCGAAATCGCCAAAACCGTGGAGGACGCGCGGGCTGCCGCCAAAGACACCGCGATCCGTAGCATTAGCGCTACCATTGTGGACGCCCCGACGCGCCGTCGACATAGGCTTTCCAACACGGAGATCACGCATCAGGGGCTCGTTCTTGTACGCGTTCTACTGGAAAATGGAGTGTCGGGTATCGGCGAAGCGTCGACGCTCGGAGGCCCGCGGTGGGCCGAGGAAAGCGTAGAATCAATTCAGGCTGTGATCACGAAGTATCTTGCGCCGACGATGGATGGTCAATCAGCATTGGCGTTCGAGGCGAACGCAGTTCGCCTCGGGAAGGCAGCCACCCGCAATTTCGCGGCCAAGGCGGCGATTGAATCGGCGGTTCTCGACGCAGCCGGAAAAACGCTCGGTCTTTCGTCGAGCGCACTACTCGGAGGACGCGTCCGCGACCGCATGGAAGTTATCTGGGCGCTGGCTTCGGGTGACAGCAGCCAGGAATTGGAGGAAGCACAGGAAAAGCTCCGACGACGCGAGCATCGACAGTTCAAGATCAAGTTCGGCTTTCAGGACCCCCGGGCCGATTTGAAGCGGCTGCAGACTTTGCGTTTGGGCCTTGGCGGCGAGGTGCCCCTCATCGTTGACGTAAACCAGGGTTGGAGCGAGGCCGAGTGCCTGCGCTTCATGCCGGCCCTGGAAGAACTTGACGTGGCATTGGTCGAACAGCCCGTTTCGGCGCTCCAACTCGAGGCCATGGCACGAATTGCTGCTCGCACCTCCATTCCGCTACTTATAGACGAAGCCGCTTTTACCAAAGAGGAAATAGCGCGAGCTGCCAGTATGGGCTGCGGAACCGTCTACTCTCTCAAACTCGTCAAGAGCGGCGGTCTCTTCGAGATGAAGCGTGCCGCAGGCGTAGCGGCCGCCCACGGTATTGAGCTCTATGGTGGTTGCCTGCTTGAAAGCAGCATCGGGGCCGCGGCCCACCTTGCCGCATTTTCGACCTTACCGAAGCTTGAATGGGGTACCGAGCACTTTGGTCCGCGCATATTGGTCGAGGATCTTGCGGTGGTACCTCTCAGATTTGAAGAATTTCAGGTTTACGTCCCAGACGGACCTGGTCTGGGCGTCGAGATCGACGAGGATAAACTTCGCTCCTTTGCGCGCACGGACTGA